The DNA sequence TTTCAGTTCTCCTGTTCTAATTCCATACGAATTTTCGCGAGCAAATTGCGACTAGATTGATCTGCACCATCGAGTTTCACCGCGTCCTGAGCATAAGACAACGCATCAGAAATCTCCCCGGCAGAATACAACGTCTCAGCAATTCGGCGATGGTACGAAGAATTCAAACCATCCAACTCCACAACCTGCTCGAAATCAGAATGCGCTAGCTGAATACCGTCTAAACGAAGCATAGCTATGCCACGCCCCATAAACGCCTCAACAAATTTCGGATCAAGACGGATTGCTTCATCGTAGTCTGCAACGGAGCGTGTAACTTGACCGTCCTCAAGGTATGCATTTCCACGGTTGTTGTAGGCAACCTCATAAGCTGGATCCAATCTGACAGCCTCGGTATAATCGGCGATAGCCATTTGCAATTGGCCCTGCTCACGGTATGTCCTACCTCGATTATTGAACGCGAATGCAAAGGTTGGAGCGATTTCGATGGCGCGAGAAAAATCAGCCAGTGCGAGCTCTAAATTTCCCCGCTCGCGATATATGTTCCCGCGATTATTTAATGCGGACGTGGAGTTTGGATTCAGGTTCAGTGCTTCTCCATAGTCAGAAATTGCCTTCTCTGGGCGGTCCAGATCGCGGTAGGCATTCCCCCGATTGAGGTACGGGAGTTCATAGTCTGGCGTGAGCTCAATTGCCTTAGTGTAGTCAGCAATTGCCAGATCGAGACCGCCTTGTTCTTGATAGACATTTCCGCGGCCGTTATATGCAAATGCATATTTCGGATCCAACCCGATCGCCTCAGAATAGTCAGCTATGGCTCCATCAAACTGACCCAATTCACGCCTTACATTTCCACGACCGTTGTATGCAAGGGGGGATCTAGGGTCCAAGCGGATTGCCTCAGTGTAGTCTGCAACTGCAAGGTCAAGCTTTGCTTGTTCGCGGTACACAATTCCGCGATTTATGTATCCACTTGCGATATATGGCTGAATGCGAATTGCCTCATCATAATCGGCGATCGCTAGATCCAACTTCCCCAGCTGACGGTAAGCATTTCCTCTGGCGATGAAGAGAACACCAGCACTCGCGTCAATTCGGATCGCCGCCGTGAACGCCTCAACAGCGTCCTCGTAAGACCCTTGCTCCAAACTGGCCTTCCCTCTCTCCCAATGCCCCACTTGTTCCCTCAACGCACTCTCAGGTGGCTGTTGCGGATATCCACACCCGGCG is a window from the Rhodobiaceae bacterium genome containing:
- the yrrB gene encoding TPR repeat-containing protein YrrB, whose protein sequence is MKNSTTNEGPLAAVTRGLRTPIILLTVLALASTAHGKESPNTGGASRPCGAEASAGCGYPQQPPESALREQVGHWERGKASLEQGSYEDAVEAFTAAIRIDASAGVLFIARGNAYRQLGKLDLAIADYDEAIRIQPYIASGYINRGIVYREQAKLDLAVADYTEAIRLDPRSPLAYNGRGNVRRELGQFDGAIADYSEAIGLDPKYAFAYNGRGNVYQEQGGLDLAIADYTKAIELTPDYELPYLNRGNAYRDLDRPEKAISDYGEALNLNPNSTSALNNRGNIYRERGNLELALADFSRAIEIAPTFAFAFNNRGRTYREQGQLQMAIADYTEAVRLDPAYEVAYNNRGNAYLEDGQVTRSVADYDEAIRLDPKFVEAFMGRGIAMLRLDGIQLAHSDFEQVVELDGLNSSYHRRIAETLYSAGEISDALSYAQDAVKLDGADQSSRNLLAKIRMELEQEN